Proteins from one Catenuloplanes atrovinosus genomic window:
- the fxsT gene encoding FxSxx-COOH system tetratricopeptide repeat protein produces the protein MAGERSGLDFFISYASENRGWAAWISVQLEGAGYSTRYQAADFRPGRDFVHEMQAAIVDAERTIAVLSPAYLVSEFGESEWRAAFARDPTGELGVLIPVLVQPCEPPGLLASRVYVDLTEVGEVGARRKLLAAVDTDRPRPASAPYPGRGGVPRPVRFPGAGPEVANLPQRNLLFTGRESVVRQVYEGLRSPGPAAVVSGALHGLGGVGKTTLAVEYAYRFRSDYDVMWWIDAEQPATVAGQLAALGRELGLTVPVDDPDVVAAVFGRLQSSDRWLLIFDNAEQPSSLAGLIPAGGGGHVLVTSRWPDWRGKARTVQVGVWSRAESVAFLRSRTRHDDERLLSELAELVGDLPLAVEEAAAYLEQTGEDLAVYVRLVRDHAREIFTPAPADHGAGTPRDADRRRVATVWSLSLERVHTTQPLAEQLLTLLAFLAPQVPRGLVAEAPDLLPPELGVVVSDRLAYNRLLEAAGRYALIELTPAHTEMHRLVQTVVQARLDPAEEARWAGVATTLVRALFPDDSWEVERWDDCQRLLPQVLAVAEHAERLHVGEDDAGFLLHRASAYLRESGQYRQAEPLARRALHLTSAASGPEHPDTAWRHDELGRVLQDLGRLDEAHTQFEQALAIGLAALGPDHPDIGIWRGGLGRVLRALGRLDEAHTQYEQALTIGLAALGPDHPEIGIRRSNLGNVLQDLGRLDEAHTQLEQALTISLAALGPDHPDIGIRRNNLGSVLQDLGRLDEAHTQLEQALTIGLAALGPDHPDIGIWRGNLGGVLRALGRLDEAHTQYEQALTISLAALGPDHPDIGIRRNNLGSVLQSLGRLDEAHTQYEQALTISLAALGPNHPDIGIWRNNFGSVLQALGRLDEARTQYEQALTISLAALGPDHPQTTTIRANLTRLDDHRHQATQPPEPPRGADSE, from the coding sequence GTGGCTGGAGAGCGGTCGGGGCTGGATTTCTTCATCAGCTATGCGAGTGAGAATCGCGGTTGGGCTGCGTGGATCTCGGTGCAGCTTGAAGGGGCGGGGTATTCGACGCGGTATCAGGCGGCGGATTTTCGGCCGGGCCGGGATTTCGTGCATGAGATGCAGGCGGCGATTGTGGACGCGGAGCGGACGATCGCGGTGTTGTCGCCGGCGTATCTGGTGTCGGAATTCGGCGAGTCGGAGTGGCGCGCGGCGTTCGCGCGGGATCCGACGGGTGAACTCGGTGTGCTGATCCCGGTGCTGGTGCAGCCGTGTGAGCCACCAGGGTTGCTGGCCAGCCGGGTGTATGTGGACCTGACCGAGGTCGGTGAGGTGGGTGCGCGGCGGAAGTTGCTGGCGGCGGTGGACACCGACCGGCCACGGCCGGCGTCGGCGCCTTATCCGGGGCGGGGTGGTGTGCCGCGGCCGGTGCGGTTTCCCGGTGCCGGGCCGGAGGTGGCGAATCTGCCGCAGCGGAATCTGTTGTTCACCGGCCGGGAGAGCGTGGTGCGGCAGGTGTATGAGGGGTTACGGTCACCGGGGCCGGCGGCGGTGGTGTCGGGGGCGTTGCATGGACTGGGTGGGGTGGGTAAGACCACCCTCGCGGTCGAGTACGCGTACCGGTTCCGCAGTGACTACGACGTGATGTGGTGGATCGACGCGGAACAGCCCGCCACCGTGGCAGGGCAGCTGGCCGCGCTCGGCCGGGAGCTCGGACTGACCGTGCCGGTCGACGATCCGGATGTGGTCGCGGCCGTGTTCGGCCGGTTGCAAAGCTCGGACCGGTGGCTGCTGATCTTCGATAACGCGGAGCAGCCGTCGTCGCTTGCCGGTCTGATCCCGGCCGGTGGTGGCGGGCATGTGCTGGTGACCTCCCGCTGGCCGGACTGGCGGGGAAAGGCGCGCACGGTGCAGGTGGGTGTGTGGTCGCGGGCGGAGTCGGTGGCTTTCCTGCGGTCCCGGACCCGGCACGACGACGAACGGCTGCTGTCAGAACTAGCGGAGTTGGTGGGGGACCTGCCGCTGGCGGTGGAGGAAGCCGCGGCCTATCTGGAACAGACCGGCGAAGACCTGGCCGTCTACGTCCGGCTGGTCCGCGACCATGCCCGGGAGATCTTCACACCAGCCCCGGCAGATCATGGTGCGGGTACACCGAGAGACGCTGATAGGCGGCGGGTGGCCACGGTGTGGTCACTGTCACTGGAACGGGTCCACACGACACAGCCACTGGCCGAGCAATTACTGACGCTGCTGGCGTTTCTCGCGCCGCAGGTTCCGCGGGGCTTGGTCGCTGAGGCGCCGGACCTGTTGCCGCCGGAGCTTGGTGTGGTGGTGTCGGACCGGCTGGCCTACAACCGGCTGCTGGAGGCCGCGGGCCGGTACGCGCTGATCGAGCTGACCCCGGCCCATACCGAGATGCACCGCCTCGTTCAGACCGTCGTCCAGGCCCGCCTCGACCCGGCCGAGGAAGCCCGCTGGGCCGGTGTCGCGACCACGCTGGTGCGTGCGCTGTTTCCGGACGACAGCTGGGAGGTGGAGCGCTGGGATGACTGCCAGCGTCTGCTGCCACAGGTGCTGGCCGTGGCCGAGCACGCCGAACGGCTACACGTCGGCGAAGACGACGCAGGCTTCCTGCTGCACCGCGCGTCCGCCTATCTACGTGAGTCGGGTCAGTACCGGCAAGCCGAACCACTCGCCCGACGCGCCCTGCACCTCACCAGCGCCGCATCCGGCCCTGAACACCCCGACACCGCCTGGCGCCACGACGAACTCGGCCGCGTGTTGCAGGATCTGGGCCGACTGGACGAGGCCCACACCCAGTTCGAGCAGGCCCTGGCGATCGGCCTGGCCGCCCTCGGCCCCGACCACCCGGACATTGGTATCTGGCGCGGCGGCCTCGGCCGCGTATTACGAGCTCTGGGTCGGCTGGACGAGGCCCACACCCAGTACGAGCAGGCCCTGACCATCGGCCTGGCAGCCCTCGGCCCTGACCACCCCGAAATCGGCATCCGGCGTAGCAACCTCGGCAACGTGTTGCAGGATCTGGGCCGGCTGGACGAGGCCCACACCCAGTTGGAGCAGGCCTTGACGATCAGCCTGGCCGCCCTCGGTCCCGACCACCCCGACATCGGCATCCGGCGCAACAACCTCGGCAGCGTGTTGCAGGATCTGGGCCGGCTGGACGAGGCCCACACCCAGTTGGAGCAGGCCTTGACGATCGGCCTGGCCGCCCTCGGTCCCGACCACCCCGACATCGGTATCTGGCGCGGCAACCTCGGCGGCGTGTTGCGGGCGCTGGGTCGGCTGGACGAGGCCCACACCCAGTACGAGCAGGCCCTGACGATCAGCCTGGCCGCCCTCGGCCCCGACCACCCCGACATCGGCATCCGGCGCAACAACCTCGGAAGCGTGTTGCAGTCGCTGGGCCGGCTGGACGAGGCCCACACCCAATACGAACAGGCCTTGACGATCAGCCTGGCCGCCCTCGGCCCCAACCACCCCGACATCGGCATCTGGCGCAACAACTTCGGCAGTGTGTTGCAGGCGCTGGGCCGGCTGGACGAGGCCCGCACCCAATACGAGCAGGCCCTGACCATCAGCCTGGCCGCCCTCGGCCCCGACCACCCACAGACCACCACCATCCGCGCCAACCTCACCCGGCTCGACGATCACCGCCATCAAGCGACGCAGCCACCGGAGCCACCCCGGGGAGCAGACAGTGAGTAG
- a CDS encoding alpha/beta hydrolase — protein MLSIRMNAAALCGVVLAGSVGVAPATAAPVGSLVSVTPVVTMDAAQAGAYLSGYGLDASRVRYGVDAKRIVYRTVDPEGAPTTASALVVLPLAGDRAPRQVAWLHGTTAYRGSVASVSDGGDRAAAVLFASAGYLTTAPDYLGLGEGPGTHPYAHPPSTVTASADALRAARRLATRHGLRPDQRVLVTGHSQGGQATMALGQALQRESALGALAPIAGPMRPSTLIADALDGRIAHAVAYLAYWTVAWNRLYQLYDSPAEAFRDPSVEALFDGEHRNEEVFAQLPATVSELFTDEYLARLRHPDGVLRDALADADRYCDWRPRVPVRLYASSGDLDVPIANSHYCRDRLRSPAAVIDLGATVDHGQAFQLALPRVLADFDRTAYAGGV, from the coding sequence ATGTTGTCGATACGGATGAATGCCGCCGCACTGTGCGGCGTGGTGCTGGCGGGGTCGGTGGGCGTCGCCCCGGCGACGGCCGCGCCGGTCGGCTCGCTCGTCTCCGTCACGCCGGTCGTGACGATGGACGCGGCGCAGGCCGGCGCCTATCTGAGCGGGTACGGGCTGGACGCGTCACGCGTGCGGTACGGCGTGGACGCGAAGCGGATCGTGTACCGGACCGTCGACCCGGAGGGCGCGCCGACCACGGCGAGCGCGCTGGTGGTGCTGCCGCTCGCCGGCGACCGGGCACCGCGGCAGGTGGCGTGGCTGCACGGCACCACGGCGTACCGCGGATCGGTGGCGTCGGTCAGCGACGGCGGCGATCGCGCCGCGGCGGTGCTGTTCGCGTCCGCTGGCTATCTGACCACGGCGCCGGACTATCTCGGGCTGGGTGAGGGGCCGGGCACGCATCCGTACGCGCATCCGCCGTCGACCGTGACCGCATCGGCCGACGCGCTGCGCGCGGCGCGGCGGCTGGCCACCCGGCACGGGCTGCGGCCGGACCAGCGGGTGCTGGTCACCGGGCATTCGCAGGGCGGGCAGGCCACGATGGCGCTCGGCCAGGCGCTGCAGCGGGAGTCCGCGCTGGGCGCGCTGGCGCCGATCGCCGGCCCGATGCGGCCGAGCACGCTGATCGCGGACGCGCTGGACGGCCGGATCGCGCACGCGGTGGCGTACCTGGCGTACTGGACCGTGGCCTGGAACCGGCTCTACCAGCTGTACGACTCGCCGGCGGAGGCGTTCCGCGACCCGTCGGTCGAGGCGCTGTTCGACGGCGAGCACCGCAACGAGGAGGTGTTCGCCCAGCTGCCGGCGACGGTGTCCGAGCTGTTCACGGACGAGTACCTGGCCCGGCTGCGGCACCCGGACGGCGTGCTGCGCGACGCGCTGGCCGACGCGGACCGGTACTGCGACTGGCGTCCCCGCGTCCCGGTGCGCCTCTACGCCTCCAGCGGCGACCTCGACGTCCCGATCGCCAACTCGCACTACTGCCGCGACCGGCTCCGCTCCCCCGCCGCCGTCATCGACCTGGGCGCGACCGTCGACCACGGCCAGGCCTTCCAGCTCGCCCTGCCCCGCGTCCTCGCCGACTTCGACCGCACGGCGTACGCCGGCGGAGTGTGA
- a CDS encoding PucR family transcriptional regulator gives MFPTVSEILALDPVRHGLPRVLAGASALDQPVRWVHVAEVPDIATLLRGGELVLSTGIGLPPSDDALRAFVDALAEVGAAGLVIELGRGRFASSLPRAMVAAASRHGLPLIELRRTVRFVRITEAVHALIVDAQLTELRATEEIHQRFTELSVEGAEPSEVVHQAALLSGCPVVLENLSRQVLAYDTAGDRPELLLDDWEQHSRRLQPASRTAYLSGWLVTTVGARGQDWGRLLLRWPGPAAPPSRLAILLERAASTLALGRLIRRDAEGLERQIHRTLLTALLDHARPVDEVALRARALGVPLERRHLVGVVIRFRDPRPDLADSGQARLRDLAEAVGTALSETAIPGLTSAIDDTTVGALLALRAASAEERALSDVAAALHRARGADAPAVIVAAGTGAPTLREARRSLAEARQVADAARHDRRDVPVFRLPDVGLAGLLHLLRDEPRLQTFVERELGALLAHDAGNPRDQLLDTLRAYLDNGRNKSAAASAAHLSRPAFYERLSRISRILQADLDSVDTCLSLHVALLALPSIRDR, from the coding sequence GTGTTCCCCACCGTGAGCGAGATCCTGGCGCTGGACCCGGTCCGCCACGGCCTTCCTCGCGTGCTGGCCGGCGCGTCCGCGCTCGACCAGCCGGTCCGGTGGGTGCACGTCGCCGAGGTGCCGGACATCGCCACGCTGCTGCGCGGCGGCGAACTCGTGCTCAGCACCGGCATCGGCCTGCCGCCCTCGGACGACGCGCTGCGCGCGTTCGTGGACGCGCTCGCCGAGGTCGGCGCCGCCGGGCTGGTCATCGAGCTGGGCCGCGGCCGGTTCGCCTCGTCGCTGCCGCGCGCCATGGTGGCGGCCGCGTCCCGGCACGGGCTGCCGCTGATCGAGCTGCGCCGCACCGTCCGGTTCGTCCGCATCACCGAGGCCGTGCACGCGCTGATCGTGGACGCCCAGCTGACCGAACTGCGCGCCACCGAGGAGATCCACCAGCGTTTCACCGAGCTGTCCGTGGAGGGCGCCGAGCCGTCCGAGGTCGTGCACCAGGCCGCGCTGCTGTCCGGCTGCCCGGTGGTGCTGGAGAACCTGTCCCGGCAGGTGCTCGCCTACGACACCGCCGGCGACCGCCCGGAACTGCTGCTCGACGACTGGGAGCAGCACTCGCGCCGGCTCCAGCCCGCCTCCCGCACCGCGTACCTCTCCGGCTGGCTGGTCACCACGGTCGGCGCGCGCGGCCAGGACTGGGGCCGCCTGCTGCTGCGCTGGCCCGGCCCGGCCGCGCCCCCGTCCCGCCTCGCCATCCTGCTGGAACGGGCCGCCTCCACGCTCGCGCTGGGCCGCCTGATCCGCCGGGACGCCGAGGGCCTGGAACGCCAGATCCACCGCACGCTGCTGACCGCGCTGCTGGACCACGCCCGCCCGGTCGACGAGGTCGCACTGCGCGCCCGCGCGCTCGGCGTCCCGCTGGAGCGCCGCCACCTGGTCGGCGTGGTCATCCGCTTCCGCGACCCCCGCCCCGATCTCGCCGACTCCGGCCAGGCCCGCCTGCGCGACCTCGCGGAGGCGGTCGGCACCGCCCTGAGCGAGACCGCGATCCCGGGCCTGACCAGCGCCATCGACGACACCACGGTCGGTGCCCTGCTGGCCCTGCGCGCGGCCTCCGCCGAGGAGCGCGCGCTGTCCGACGTCGCCGCCGCGCTGCACCGCGCGCGCGGCGCCGACGCCCCCGCGGTCATCGTCGCCGCCGGCACCGGCGCCCCCACGCTCCGCGAGGCCCGCCGCTCACTGGCCGAGGCCCGCCAGGTCGCCGACGCCGCCCGCCACGACCGCCGCGACGTCCCCGTCTTCCGCCTCCCCGACGTCGGCCTGGCCGGCCTGCTGCACCTGCTGCGCGACGAGCCCCGCCTGCAGACCTTCGTCGAACGCGAACTCGGCGCGCTGCTCGCCCACGACGCCGGAAACCCCCGCGACCAGCTGCTCGACACGCTGCGCGCCTACCTGGACAACGGCCGCAACAAGTCGGCCGCCGCCTCCGCCGCCCACCTGTCGCGCCCCGCCTTCTACGAACGCCTCTCCCGCATCTCCCGCATCCTCCAGGCCGACCTCGACTCCGTCGACACCTGCCTCTCCCTCCACGTCGCCCTCCTCGCCCTCCCCTCCATCCGCGACCGCTGA
- a CDS encoding SDR family NAD(P)-dependent oxidoreductase, with protein sequence MARVLITGSSSGIGRAGANALVAQGHEVVLHARNERRAAEAGQAVPGALGIAIGDLSSFAATRKLAVQAAEFGPYDTIVLNAGVGRLHDPDRALSEDGNELTFQVNTLSAYLLTALLPRPKRLVFTSSALAGQGVLDLDDPNYERRPYHGREAYCSTKLHLVLLAFGLGRRWPEVESIAFDPGFVATQMTVRNGDVAPLDAQHAGDRLARVAVAGTTAANRYDTERAWQPGAAELDPARQDGLLRVCATLTGVTI encoded by the coding sequence ATGGCCAGGGTTCTGATAACCGGCTCGTCGAGCGGGATCGGGCGGGCGGGGGCGAACGCGCTGGTCGCGCAGGGCCACGAGGTCGTGCTGCACGCGCGGAACGAGCGCCGGGCCGCGGAGGCCGGGCAGGCCGTGCCGGGCGCGCTCGGCATCGCGATCGGTGACCTGTCCTCGTTCGCCGCGACCCGGAAGCTGGCGGTTCAGGCGGCGGAGTTCGGCCCGTACGACACGATCGTGCTGAACGCGGGCGTGGGGCGGCTGCACGACCCGGATCGCGCGCTGTCCGAGGACGGCAACGAGCTGACGTTCCAGGTCAACACGCTCTCCGCGTACCTGCTGACGGCCCTTCTGCCCCGCCCGAAGCGGTTGGTCTTCACGTCGTCCGCGCTGGCCGGGCAGGGCGTGCTGGACCTGGACGACCCGAACTACGAGCGCCGGCCGTACCACGGGCGTGAGGCGTACTGCTCCACGAAGCTGCACCTGGTGCTGCTGGCGTTCGGCCTGGGCCGCCGCTGGCCGGAGGTGGAGAGCATCGCGTTCGATCCCGGGTTCGTGGCGACGCAGATGACGGTGCGCAACGGTGACGTGGCGCCGCTGGACGCGCAGCACGCGGGCGACCGGCTGGCCCGGGTGGCGGTCGCCGGCACCACGGCGGCCAACCGGTACGACACCGAGCGGGCGTGGCAGCCGGGCGCGGCCGAGCTCGACCCGGCGAGGCAGGACGGCCTGCTGCGCGTCTGCGCCACGCTGACCGGCGTCACGATCTAG
- a CDS encoding sulfite exporter TauE/SafE family protein, whose product MSWLDAALLVAAGLAAGIVNAIAGGGSLISFPTMVAIGIPPVSANVSNSLSVAPGYASSVVGSRADLAGQGRRVLRIVPTALAGAACGCALLLNTPRDLFDYVVPFLVLGATMTLAFQARLRALVGHPREVSPARGVVMLHTAVFLCAVYGGYFNAALGVLLVAGLALVLDETLARVSALKNLLSAVVGVVTVAVYSAFGPVDWAAVAAVAPATVVGGYLGARLARRLPAAVLRVVIVVFGTAVGVWLLVRALFLS is encoded by the coding sequence ATGAGCTGGCTCGACGCCGCGCTGCTGGTGGCGGCCGGGCTGGCGGCCGGTATCGTGAACGCGATCGCCGGCGGCGGGTCGCTGATCTCGTTCCCGACCATGGTGGCGATCGGCATCCCGCCGGTGTCGGCGAACGTGAGCAACTCGCTGTCGGTGGCGCCCGGGTACGCGTCCAGCGTGGTCGGCAGCCGCGCGGACCTGGCCGGGCAGGGCCGCCGCGTGCTGCGGATCGTGCCGACCGCGCTGGCCGGCGCCGCCTGCGGGTGCGCGCTGCTGCTGAACACGCCGCGCGACCTGTTCGACTACGTGGTGCCGTTCCTGGTGCTGGGCGCCACGATGACGCTGGCGTTCCAGGCGCGGCTGCGCGCGCTGGTCGGGCATCCGCGCGAGGTGTCGCCCGCGCGCGGCGTGGTCATGCTGCACACCGCGGTGTTCCTGTGCGCGGTCTACGGCGGCTACTTCAACGCCGCGCTGGGCGTGCTGCTGGTCGCCGGGCTGGCGCTGGTGCTGGACGAGACGCTGGCACGGGTGAGCGCGCTGAAGAACCTGCTCTCCGCCGTGGTGGGCGTGGTGACCGTGGCGGTCTACAGCGCGTTCGGCCCGGTCGACTGGGCCGCGGTGGCGGCGGTGGCGCCGGCCACCGTGGTCGGCGGCTACCTGGGCGCGCGGCTGGCCCGGCGGCTGCCGGCCGCGGTGCTGCGCGTGGTGATCGTGGTGTTCGGCACCGCGGTCGGCGTCTGGCTGCTGGTGCGCGCGCTGTTCCTCTCCTGA
- a CDS encoding TrmH family RNA methyltransferase translates to MPAEQITSPDDDRIADYRALTDVELRTRWEPPNGLFIAEGELVIRRAARAGYRLRSVLVDAKRVDQLADLPGDAPFYAATPPVLESITGFHVHRGVLASFHRKPPLTVTDVLTGAHRRLAVLEGLNTHTNLGALFRSAAAFGMDAVVLSPDCADPLYRRAVRVSMGEVFAIPYAKAEDWPGALDEIRAAGFTLLAMTPAPDAVPLQGLSPAQRARPAVLLGAEGPGLTRRALAAADARVAIPMHRGVDSLNVATAAAVAFWELSREDEL, encoded by the coding sequence GTGCCAGCCGAGCAGATCACCTCGCCCGACGACGACCGGATCGCGGACTACCGCGCGCTCACCGACGTGGAGTTGCGCACCCGGTGGGAGCCGCCGAACGGCCTGTTCATCGCGGAGGGCGAACTGGTGATCCGGCGCGCCGCCCGGGCCGGCTACCGGCTGCGCAGCGTGCTCGTCGACGCCAAGCGCGTGGACCAGCTCGCCGATCTCCCCGGCGACGCCCCGTTCTACGCCGCCACCCCGCCGGTCCTGGAGTCGATCACCGGCTTCCACGTGCACCGCGGCGTCCTCGCCTCCTTCCACCGCAAGCCCCCGCTCACCGTCACCGACGTACTCACCGGCGCGCACCGGCGCCTCGCGGTGCTGGAGGGCCTCAACACGCACACCAACTTGGGCGCACTGTTCCGCAGCGCCGCCGCGTTCGGCATGGACGCGGTGGTGCTCTCCCCGGACTGCGCCGACCCGCTCTACCGCCGCGCCGTGCGGGTCAGCATGGGCGAGGTCTTCGCCATCCCCTACGCCAAGGCGGAGGACTGGCCGGGCGCGCTGGACGAGATCCGCGCCGCCGGCTTCACGCTGCTGGCCATGACGCCGGCGCCGGACGCCGTACCGCTGCAGGGCCTGTCACCCGCGCAGCGGGCCCGGCCCGCGGTGTTGCTCGGCGCGGAGGGGCCGGGCTTGACGCGGCGGGCGCTGGCGGCGGCGGACGCGCGGGTCGCGATCCCGATGCACCGCGGCGTCGACTCCCTCAACGTGGCGACGGCGGCGGCGGTGGCGTTCTGGGAGCTGTCCAGAGAGGACGAACTTTAG
- a CDS encoding LPXTG cell wall anchor domain-containing protein, with protein MRWKVSAGVLVALAFMIPAAPATAHAAQPGLDAACQTVERVVYKDFRQIVTIDLDAATDVDVRVLANQILAEAKTESLPVVSRVLQERLDGTPESLRQFLKTELRQAWTTDLRISVGRSLTGAGTNVKAAGQDVLNKGTVDGYLAYLNEGLYAARALDCASQPTPTPTATPTGTPSATPGATPGGTATAAPTATSSASPVAGGEGGGGLPVTGADTGTVAAIGAAILLLGGVAYLIGRRRRSRFVA; from the coding sequence ATGCGATGGAAGGTTTCGGCCGGTGTCCTGGTGGCGCTGGCCTTCATGATTCCGGCGGCGCCGGCGACGGCTCACGCCGCGCAGCCGGGGCTCGACGCGGCCTGCCAGACGGTCGAGCGCGTGGTGTACAAGGATTTCCGCCAGATCGTCACCATTGATCTGGATGCCGCCACCGATGTGGACGTCCGGGTGCTGGCCAACCAGATCCTGGCCGAGGCGAAGACCGAGTCCCTGCCCGTCGTGTCCCGCGTCCTGCAGGAGCGGCTCGACGGCACGCCGGAAAGCCTGCGGCAGTTCCTCAAGACGGAGCTGCGGCAGGCCTGGACGACGGATCTGCGGATCTCGGTGGGCCGGTCGTTGACGGGCGCCGGCACCAACGTGAAGGCCGCCGGGCAGGACGTGCTCAACAAGGGCACCGTCGACGGCTACCTGGCGTACCTGAACGAGGGCCTGTACGCGGCGCGTGCGCTGGACTGCGCGTCGCAGCCGACCCCGACGCCGACCGCCACACCGACCGGCACGCCCAGCGCCACCCCCGGCGCCACGCCGGGCGGCACGGCGACCGCCGCACCGACCGCGACGTCCTCCGCCAGCCCGGTCGCCGGCGGCGAGGGTGGCGGCGGGCTGCCGGTGACCGGTGCCGACACCGGAACCGTGGCCGCGATCGGCGCGGCGATCCTGCTCCTCGGCGGCGTCGCCTACCTGATCGGACGCCGGCGCCGTTCCCGTTTCGTGGCATAG
- a CDS encoding extracellular solute-binding protein has translation MVQPYSRRSFLVGVLTCGSITASATYLLSAPGPPITLRIGSGSDDSGGRETLIRQWNVAHPEAQAAIVPYGSSTSDQRVELQNAARDHTVDIVNLDVIDVPAFAEEGLIEPIDVPHNRAYLSKPLQTCQWQGRDYAVPFNSDVGVLFRRGPGGTTEPRLAEFLTERNPGTLLMQLSPANSASYEAFVVNVLELVATLDSGLLREEDGLLSQLPPDEALIRWRTVLNTIRNSLTAERLIAADTEDSATDRFNEGEADYLRNWPTAWPALEAYRRDKAPADQLDVLALPQGMLGGQNLALVAGGPHRDQAWRLIEFLTGPESQKVLAMHGFVPTHRRAYDDNVGVVRAVPHLGLLRDLVEGARLRPIHPGYRAFADVMVRHALPALRDGRPVEREFIDAMHRELS, from the coding sequence ATGGTGCAGCCGTACTCTCGCCGGTCCTTCCTCGTGGGCGTGCTGACCTGCGGATCGATCACCGCGTCCGCCACCTACCTGCTCTCCGCCCCCGGCCCACCCATCACGCTTCGCATCGGCAGCGGCTCCGACGACTCCGGCGGCCGCGAAACGCTGATCCGGCAGTGGAACGTGGCCCACCCGGAGGCGCAGGCGGCCATCGTGCCGTACGGGTCGTCCACCTCCGACCAGCGCGTCGAGCTGCAGAACGCGGCCCGCGACCACACCGTCGACATCGTCAACCTGGACGTGATCGACGTGCCCGCGTTCGCGGAGGAGGGCCTGATCGAGCCGATCGACGTCCCGCACAACCGGGCGTACCTCTCCAAGCCGCTGCAGACCTGCCAGTGGCAGGGCCGGGACTACGCCGTGCCGTTCAACTCCGACGTCGGCGTGCTGTTCCGGCGCGGACCGGGCGGGACCACCGAGCCGCGGCTCGCCGAATTCCTCACCGAGCGCAATCCCGGGACGCTGCTGATGCAGCTGAGCCCCGCGAACTCCGCCTCCTACGAGGCCTTCGTGGTCAACGTGCTGGAACTGGTCGCGACGCTCGACTCGGGCCTGCTCCGGGAGGAGGACGGGCTGCTCTCCCAGCTCCCGCCGGACGAGGCGCTGATCCGCTGGCGCACCGTGCTCAACACGATTCGCAACTCGCTGACCGCCGAGCGCCTGATCGCGGCCGACACCGAGGACTCCGCCACCGACCGGTTCAACGAGGGAGAGGCGGACTACCTGCGGAACTGGCCGACCGCGTGGCCCGCGCTGGAGGCGTACCGCCGCGACAAGGCGCCCGCCGACCAGCTGGACGTGCTGGCCCTGCCGCAGGGCATGCTCGGCGGGCAGAACCTCGCGCTGGTCGCCGGCGGCCCGCACCGGGACCAGGCCTGGCGCCTGATCGAGTTCCTGACCGGCCCGGAGTCGCAGAAGGTGCTGGCCATGCACGGCTTCGTGCCGACGCACCGCCGCGCCTACGACGACAACGTCGGCGTGGTCCGCGCCGTCCCGCACCTCGGCCTGCTGCGCGACCTGGTCGAGGGCGCGCGGCTGCGCCCGATCCACCCCGGCTACCGCGCGTTCGCCGACGTGATGGTGCGGCACGCGCTGCCGGCGCTCCGGGACGGCCGGCCGGTGGAACGCGAGTTCATCGACGCGATGCACCGGGAACTCTCGTGA